The following coding sequences are from one Verrucosispora sp. WMMD573 window:
- the coaE gene encoding dephospho-CoA kinase, whose amino-acid sequence MLRVGLTGGIGSGKSAVAARLVERGAVLIDADLLAREVVAPGTEGLAELVATFSDRVLDADGALDRAALGDLVFADEPARRRLEAIVHGRVRARTVELTAAAASDAVVVNDVPLLAEVGLAPAYHLVVVVQTGVHIRLARLARDRGMSRAEAQRRIAAQADDARRAAVADVLLTNEGTLDELHEAVDALWHDRLVPFEANVRYRQAVRLHQVRLAEPDPTWPRQYARLADRIRHAIAPAELRIDHIGSTAVAGLAAKNVIDIQLSVPSLAEADGALAERLADAGFPRLPGEWWDSPRPAGSGRWAKRLHGSADPARPVHLHVRVTGSPGWRYALLMRDHLRADPDQRAAYLVLKRELAASAPDSGTYATAKDPWFDEEHLRAEEWAVRTGWRP is encoded by the coding sequence GTGCTGAGGGTGGGGTTGACCGGCGGGATCGGTTCGGGCAAGAGTGCGGTGGCGGCACGGCTGGTCGAGCGGGGCGCGGTGCTCATCGACGCCGATCTGCTCGCCCGGGAGGTCGTCGCACCCGGCACCGAAGGGCTCGCCGAGCTCGTCGCCACCTTTTCCGACCGGGTGCTGGACGCCGACGGGGCGCTGGACCGAGCTGCCCTGGGTGATCTGGTCTTCGCCGACGAACCGGCCCGGCGCAGGCTGGAGGCGATCGTTCACGGCCGGGTCCGGGCCCGTACGGTCGAACTGACCGCCGCCGCCGCGTCGGACGCCGTGGTGGTCAACGATGTCCCGTTGCTGGCCGAGGTGGGACTGGCGCCCGCCTACCACCTGGTGGTCGTGGTGCAGACCGGGGTGCACATCCGGCTGGCGCGGCTGGCCCGCGACCGGGGGATGAGCCGGGCGGAGGCGCAGCGGCGGATCGCCGCCCAGGCCGACGACGCCCGCCGCGCGGCGGTGGCGGATGTGCTGCTGACCAACGAGGGCACCCTCGACGAGCTGCACGAGGCGGTCGACGCGCTCTGGCACGACCGGCTGGTGCCGTTCGAGGCCAACGTGCGGTATCGGCAGGCGGTGCGCCTGCATCAGGTCAGGTTGGCCGAGCCCGACCCGACCTGGCCGAGGCAGTACGCCCGGCTGGCGGACCGGATCCGGCACGCCATCGCCCCGGCCGAGCTGCGGATCGATCACATCGGTTCGACAGCCGTCGCCGGCCTGGCCGCCAAGAACGTCATCGACATCCAGCTCAGCGTGCCCTCCCTCGCCGAGGCCGACGGCGCATTGGCCGAGCGGCTGGCCGACGCCGGTTTCCCGCGGCTGCCAGGCGAGTGGTGGGACAGCCCTCGACCGGCCGGCAGCGGCCGGTGGGCGAAGCGGCTGCACGGCAGCGCGGATCCGGCCCGCCCGGTGCACCTGCACGTGCGAGTGACCGGTTCGCCGGGCTGGCGGTACGCCCTGCTGATGCGCGATCACCTGCGGGCCGATCCCGACCAGCGGGCCGCGTACCTGGTACTCAAGCGGGAACTGGCCGCGTCCGCGCCGGACAGCGGCACGTACGCCACGGCAAAGGACCCCTGGTTCGACGAGGAGCATCTCCGGGCGGAGGAGTGGGCCGTACGCACCGGTTGGCGTCCCTGA